The Pygocentrus nattereri isolate fPygNat1 chromosome 29, fPygNat1.pri, whole genome shotgun sequence genomic sequence ttaaattattcattatccactatgaattattcactatctactatgaattattcaagtACTACTACAAATAAACTTTAGcttttatgaattattcattagctactataaattattcactgtctactatgaattattcaagtACTACTACAAATAAACTTTAGcttttatgaattattcattagctactataaattattcactgtctactatgaattattcaagtACTACTACAAATAAACTTTAGcttttatgaattattcaaatactactataaattatgcatgagctgttatgaattattcaaaaaCTAATATAAATCATTCAGAAACTACTATGaaatttattgtattattaaacttataaaacatataaaaacttcTAAAACTGTTCTATTTTAATGCACTGTGAGGAACTGATGTGCGGCCCAACATATCATTAGAGGTTAAAGGGCATGATGCACTGACAATTATTTGAATGTAAATTCTCACAAAAATGACTAATAAAGACACAGCAAGTATTTCATCTACACAGTATGGCCTAAAACGGAAATAAGTAGGCTATATGTCCATGCTGCCATTTAAGCTTGATGATTTTAGTAGGGTTCTTACTTGTGTTCTGGCTGTTGTTTTGCGAGCAGGGAAGACTGAGGTTCTCCTGATTCCCAGGTTCTCCTAGGCTTTTCTGGCCCATCATCCTCTCCACTGTTTTAATGGGGATTTCACTGTAGCCACAGTTGTCGTCTGTGGGCTCAACTGTGGGAACAGGGCAGGACCGGCGTGTGGTGAACAGACACTTCTTAATAGAGCCTGCAACATAAGAAAAGAAACCACGGTCAGTTCCTGAAAGTTGAACTTTGAGTGGTAAATATTTACAATCATGACTCTTGAGATCACTATCACTTAACTCATTAATGACATGAATAGAAAAGACTATTAAAGATAAAGACAGTAAAAAATGCATTGCTCTGAAGTTCACAACTATACtgcttttaataatgtttaataaaatatgcGCTCATTTTTTGGCTAAAATGTGTTTCCCATGCTACTTTACAACTATAAAAACTTCTTAAAAAGAAGCTggttacattatttttattgtgagtATTTTACTATTGTGTTGCTCAagtcacatttgtgtattttttaaaataattctgaaataCATGAAGATAGCATggccatttcatgatgcatggaaTCCTttcttaaagctacactaagTATACTTTGGGTAtttctctggtggaaatgtgtaattgcatgcaaattCTTACATAGTGAAGCTTTAAACAAATGCAATCGAATCTTTGAGTTGTCAGAAATGTACAATCCTATCAATGATAATAATGTGAAATAGTGTTTGACATGTAGATTATATACTGACCAAGTAAGAGGACAGCATTAGTCTGCCCATAAACATCAATCATCGCCCACATTGGCTTGTGCGTGTCCACTCTGGTTTTCAAGCTGTGCTTCTGCCCGTCGTCTGTCTTTACATGTAGGGTTCCACAGTGACTGACCCAGAAAATGAGCTCTGACCTCGGCAGGCATTGGTGCTCTGGCACAGGTATGGCCCAGTACCCTGGAGAGTTCGTGAGTTCGGGGATGGCGAGAGAGGGTATGGTTGTGGACCCGGGAGCAACACTAGTCAAGCCGACTCGCATTGCACCATGCCAAGCCCTCACGGAGCGCTCAATCCGAATGTGCACTTTCTCCATGATCCTCAGTGGTCGGCTGCTGAAGATCAGCCCGTGACGAAAAGATGTGGTGTCTCTGGTTGCCCGTCGACCATCTTCACTCAGAGTCACTAGTTGCCCTTTGGCTTCTGAATGAAAAGTCAGTGGTCCCAGGCAGCCGCTTCCACAACCACAGCAGCCATGAGAATCTGGAAGTAACACATAAACACCTAGCATTAGCATCAGCTAATAACCATGAAACCTACTTGGCTCCTGAACTAATACACGTGGGCAATGTCCATCATGTGGTaacaaacagtttaaaaagGCCTCATATTAAAATTACCTCAAATTATTGTTTAATTTAGCTCCGATAAGCTTCAACAGCTAGTATGGCTGATCTCCCACAGGCGTCCATAAGGCTTGGAATTAGCATTTACTTCTGTTTTCAAAGATGTGTTGTAGAACCACAAGTGTAAAATCATTTAAGCTGCATCCTTTTCTGAGGTTGTTGTATGAGTATTTTAATGTATTCAGCAGAAATGCTTCacttaaatgtgttgtttttatctCAGTTTAGCTTGATAGCTAGCATTCTTGCTGCATTAACCTCTTAACCATACAGGCTTAGCacatactaaggtttattattcagctactgggacttcagtgcaaactaatgaAGATATTTTTAGGTTACTGAAGTGCGTATTAATAACAATCTTACAATATGCCTTCTACTCTTTACCATTGTTTTAGGCTGTGAATATAAGCACAACTGTTGGAGACCTGGAGACTAGCAACCCTGCTAACAAagcaaacagcctgtttgaaaGAGAACAGCCTTCTAAATAAATACCACAGATTTCTtgtataactatgttttatcaACTTTCTGGAAAGCACATTAGAGCTGCCACTgacatgaaaagtgctatataaataaaaatgattattatttattattagcttagaccagcatgaattccaggctggtgtaatctggtttatgctggttaaTGTTGGTCTAGTCTTGGTTTAGCTGGTTAGCCTAGGGACTCTCATTACTGGGTGGCTGGACAGGCtagtctatgctggtttttctgtCAGGATTATTTctaaagacaaacaaaaatgaGCTGTTTCATTCTATGCCCGCTGGAAGGCAAGAGGGAGTCTTGCTTTACATGCTGTATCTTGATTTACAAGCAAGgatttaacaaaaacaacaacaaaatcattaaataaatgcGCCTCTATGTGTTAGTTTGGATGGGCAGTGTTCGCAGTGTCAAAACTCCAAATACCTCTGACAGAAAAGTAGCAGTTTTTGTCCTGATATTTTCCACTAAATCTATTACCCActaattttgttgttgtttgttgatgCAGTGATTCCGTGTCTGTGCGCACTGTTGTTTTGACCTACATCCCTATCCTGTTTATGACACTGATGGAATTTAAGGCAAACTTCCAGTTTATCTGAGAGCAGTTCATTATCCAGCAGAGGGTGTGCTGGGTGAGCATCCTTTTAATAAGGGTAATAACATTTCAGCATTTCCACTGGGATAAATTTCAACTCACTGGCTCAGATACCGGACTGTATTTAATAAGCATTTGCTATCTTTCATATTCAGCCATTAGAAGTCAGATCTTCAATGCTAGTCCTTTTGGTTTAATTGACTCTTGCAATAGGTCCTGTGGTATCACCGCATTACTCAACACAGTCTGGTAATGCACAGCAAATGCAATTGCTCCATCTGAAACTAACCATGCACTGTCATAACTGGCCCACGTCACATGCATCTGTTTGAGTTGAATCAGATTCACAGATTTCTTTGTAGACTATCAACATGACCTATTTTTGTACAGAgctaaatataaaaattatatatttgaaACTATACTATGTTAAAAAGTGCTATAATAGATTAAATTATGCTAtatgttatgtatatatatatttgtgtgtgtgtgtgtgtgtgtgtgtgtgtgtgtattataaatATTTGATACACTATCAACCAATACCATATATAACTACAGTACACTATATATAACAACTGTACGCTACATTAAACTGTACTGTAGACTATATTAAAGTACCAATGCTGCTGGAACAAAGCCTCATGTCTCTATTGTTTTTcaagttttgacataatttgaaaatgcctgttgccctttatgttgtatgcaaattttatgaagtggcccaaaattactggttacatttacttacattaaagaTACAGtatgatttgttttttcttgtacagttatcattttggagatgagcGATATGctacactatattacactatactatGATATATCATTATATGCTACACTATATTAAACTATACTATGATATATCAGTATATGCTACACTATATTAAACTATATATCAGTATATGCTACACTATATTAAACTATACTATGATATATCAGTATACGCTACACTATATTAAACTATACTGTGATATATCAGTATACGCTACACTATATTAAATTATACTATGATATATCAATAAATGCTACACAATATGAATCTATAGTACAATATATTAAACTGTAGGACACTACATAAAAATATAGTACACTATATTAACATGCATAACATCATGTTGAACTATACTACACtattttaaatcatatattatAAAACTATATTATATTAGTATATGCTACATTATAGTAAACTATATTCCATTATATTAAACCATACTACACTTGCCAGATTATACTAATCTAAACTATACTACACTAATATTATCCTAATTACACTTGTCAATACTATACTAATTTAACACTATACTATTTTATACTAAGCTTTACTATATTAATCtaaaatatactatatattttataaaatataccATATTTCATacttctctaaagaaccatccactgacaGATTTTTGACGAGACTCAAAGTAGTATTTTTCTGGCATCACTCCTTTTCGGCAGcttcattttaagagtgtactaaTAAACTAATGCAGGTTTTATGGCTGTGATACAGcacagaacatttttttctttgtttaaccTTCCAGGAACAGAAAAGGAGGGAAAACAGGTTAAAATTCACCATGTAGTATGTCTCCACATTGCAATCATgttgtgattttaaaaaagaataaagcgGTCATTTAGTTGTGTAACTtcattaaaagctttaaaatgataaataaagttATAAAGTAGTTAAAAGATTTCTTACCCTGGACTTGAATGCCCATCTTTGTCTTGTTCTTCTTGACCAGTTGAGGAGACGGTTGCATTCAGGTAATGTGAGCTGTAGCAACTTCACTAGCAGTTAAGCAGTGTGTATGAAAAGGGGGGAGTGTTCACTTATAGGACGGCGCACACGTGCTTCTGGTTTAAACCCAAAACATTACTCATCATAGGTCAGAAGCGAGAGGAGGAGGAGCCAGGCTCAGTGTTGGAAAAGTACCTACTTTCAAAAGAGGCCAAATCCGTTCCGTCTGCCGCTGGCATACTTCCAGGAAATGGCGTCCTTATGACACCACTCCCCTTCTTTCAAAtactttgagtgtgtgtgtgtgtgtgtgtgtgtgtgtgtgtgtgtgtgtgaaccagGTTTATGTCACATTGTGGGGACCAAAACTATTCATACAGTCATGGGGGGGGGCTTCCTTGTGGGGACCTCAAACTAGTCCCCacgttttaaataattttaaggtGACggtaaggttagggtcaggattaTGGTAAGGTTTGGAGGTCTATATGAATGGCCCCACTTTTCACAGAAACAAgactgtgtgtgcttgttttcaaacattttcagcTTAAAAATAGAGGAAAGCCTACAGTGTGAGGACCATCAAAACGGTCCTCATTATGCAATGTGCTTTTAACATAaaagttatatatttttaaaatactgaagTTTGGGGTTAGGCTTAGAATTTTTTATGACATATAAACTAGCATTCAAAGTGTGGaatcacattacattacatgcaATAACATGCAACTTAAATCatgcatatttaaatattcttaaTTAACAAAAGGTAGTGTTATATAAAGTATTATATACTGTAATTGCCtaattaaagaaatgttttgtttttgtttcatacAGTTGTCACTTTTGAGAGACAACATATTATGGATATTGCTGCAAAAATTTATTTTGCCAAACAAATTGAATTTTAGAAtaatctacagctctgtttatcaCTCTGGACATGGCaaacatttcttcttctttatatgcagttgtatgcaaaagtttaagaaATCCtaagttacatgttttgttgattttctaagtgaaaacaaggtGATACATCCTCCACAGGGAGCTGCAAATTGTAGCGCaaagtttctttttatttgctgagtttaccaTATTGGAAGGTAGGGTGGTGGGAAGGGGAGGTGAAATGTGATATTATTAGTTAATGTTGTTTTCCCTACCTGCTGGCATGCAGGCATGTCATctcaaaagacattttagaagTGACCAAAAGTCATTATCTTGGAAATCTTTTGAATGATATGATGAATTatgctttactttttaatgAAGGCATAAGGAAATGAATTCTGAAATCCTcagaaatgtttaattaatATCATTAAATAAATTTTTTCTCTGTAACACTATTATTACAATAACTAGTACATTGTTTGGCTCTCTGAGTGAAATGTTTTGACTATTTGatttgttgagctgctagtgagtgatgaggggtgaaaggggacGTTGTgacaattcacacctctccacaaagacagccaTGCTGAGTACAGCTGACAGCGTGTGATATATGAAGTAAGTTTTATAgagatactgttttgatcccacaaccggggaaattccatctccgcatttaacccatccatgcaagtgaaacaccacatacacactagtgaacacacacactagggggcagtgagcacacttgcccggagcggtgggcagccctatccacggcgcccggggagcaattgggggttaggtgtcttgctcaaggtcatttactcagtcatggactgtcggcgctggggatcgaaccggcaaccttccggtcacagggccagatccctaacctccagcccacgactgccccagatgGCACTGCACTGGCCTCTTATTCACAGCTGTGTCCTTCCTTATcctcattttttaaatagtaaatgACAAAACTGAACAAATATTGCATTTACAGATATAATGACATTGACCTTTACCCCCCAAAGAAGGGGAAACATAGTATCACAATAATACACTGAACACACGGACCAGTTGGAGCATTTATTATACAAGTATAAATAATGCATCAAGATAATCTTATTCTGTGTGCTTGATTCATGTTATAAAACATAACAGTCCGACTGTCACAGCACTTACTGTATAAAACATTTCTAATGGCTTCTTATTCAGGCATGCTGATGTCTCAAAAAGGGAAATGTGTGTTGTTGTCAACTTCGCTCAATTCAGGttaatatcacaagataaatgactaCTTGGCACATTATCCATTGCACAGTCATAGAATTTATGGTTATAACTATGGTTATAATATCCTAAATGGACATTCCACACACCACCTGACCCATGCAGTTTATAGTTGGGGTGCTACactccttttttttaatttttagaaTTTCATTCAATCTTTTGGGCAAGAAAAGCCCATAAATAATTACGGTATTACATTTTACAATACATtcttattaaataaacaataatatttttCAATCTCTACTCTACTTTGGATTTAATGTtgttaaaaatgatcaaagctatacagctttttcagttattttagaAACACGTACAGCTCCGTTCATCATTCGGGACACATTTCTTAATTTTTCACAGCTTTGTACTAAATATTTGAAACTTGTGACATACCACTTATACTTACATATCGCtgtaaataaaggttctgtgcaggtacagaAATAGTAGTCTTTGAATACCAACACAAGAATGTATGCTGACCATAGGCTATTCCTGACTGGCTTTACCTAATAAAGGGATAAATCCATTCGAGtcacactgtataaaagatatataacaataaaaaactTAAGTCAATTACATATGATGAAGTAATGTAATATTACAATGCATGATCACTAATGTGTACTATAAAAAGAATTGTCCAAGTATATCTAGCTTGCAATGTTAATTAttataaattttattatttttattattattattacataataaggcttattattcagtgactacagggAATTTAATTAAAAGAGTTCTTCTTAGGTtatataagtgtgtaataaaactttgggtctcCTGGTGGGCCAtggctatttaaggggttaaggaaACACAGACACccaaattaaaagaaatatgAGATGTGTAAGAGCTCAGTTAATGTGTGGAATACCACACTGCCAGACTAGAAAAGCACagttacagtagaagaactaTTAAACCAAACACTTTTGTAGCTAATGAAGCTCCACTACAGTGAGGAGTTTGCAGCCAGCCAGaatgccccccacccccaaataACAGGGGGTATTTCGTACACTGTGTGTACATCAAACTGAAATGAAAGTGATAGGAAAAGAAAGCACAAAATGAGGTCATTACTAGCTTTGCAAGACACAAGAAAAGTATTGCATTAACATGCAGACCCAACTCTGAACAGCCATACGTCTCATAAAATGACTAATTCCTGCTagaaaaccagcacagaccagcaaaaTCAGCGTATGTTGGGTTTTGGATGCTGGCATGTTGGTCAatcagcatgaccatgctgggtgactagctaaaccagcaccagaccagcctAAACCACATTAGATCAGCATGGaattttttcagcagggatgcCTAGACCACACTACGGGATTTTAAAAGTATTAATCCATGCGGAAAACATGTAACCACACACATAATGACAGATcccatatttttgtttttagttgtCTTTCAGTCATCACAGACCCCACCCTACAAGATCTGCCCAAAATACAAAGTTCTTCCTGAAATTGGGACACCTATTACAATGGTTGGGAGAATCAAGAATTCCCGAAGTTCTTGCCAGCCATAACAAATTGAAAAGACAATTTTAAGGTGTTCTACAAAGGTGAATGCCAGTGGCCCTACCCTAAATCATTATGAAGCCTTTCCAAGAAGCTTTTTCTTTGCGCTGTCAATCATGTGCTCACTCATATTATGACTATAACTCACACTGCAGGTTTCACTAAATTAAGACCAACTTTACAGCATGGTGTGACTTGCTTAGTCCCATCTAACAAAGGCAATAATTTCCGAAAGACTTTAAAAGTTGTAAGGACATTATTTGGTAAGTTTCCACAGATGGTGAACGCTTTACTTTAACACACTTTAGGATATAAAAAGTCTACATACTAAACACATTATACATTACGTTTCAGCAGCGTGGAGCCATTAGGACCATCtagaccatttaaaaaaaacattatcatTATGCTTGTTGTAATCTTTGCAAGTATTATggtaaaatatatttacttgTAAAGCTTTGGTTGGAAAAAAATGTCAACTCCCAAGATAAATAGgaagtgacagtggaatcaactgGTCACATCTGATTTCCATTAAGCAGGACCAATTTTCTCACtccaggccttctggaagtcctaaaTATATCACTGTCTGTGAATATGAGCCTTAGTCtaaaccaggtttcagtcagttgtcagaaatgaaaaacaaaagcagctcTATTCCCAAACAGGCTAAATGTAAAACTGATGCATACAagataaaatatacattaatttATGGCAAGTTTCAAATGAAACACATGGAGTgacttttacaagcttcaaatgacTACATTTAACTTTGAATGACCAACAAGTATTCATGTTAATCAACTTTTGTGCTAACATACTACAAGAATCCCATAGGAgagctagcagaaattagcattgtcttagaaatattttttttttcttgttttttacctagttttgacatttatgggttctaatagtcatggttcaGCACTCTGTTTCAGTACATGATACATTAGGTTGTTTTAAGCAATGTTCTCTTGAATGTCACAACTGAAATGTCATTTCAAAACACTGTGACATTCCTAAGTTTCCCAGGACGTTCTTTTGCAtagtgtttttctgcatacCAAAGTGtctgaaatgtaaataataataatcgtaataataataataataataataaaaaaatgtttattattattattataaatggaTTAGTACAAGATGTTTAGGAATGTTTCTCAATTTCATAGCACATCGAAACCAGGTATCAATTacccaaaaaaacccaaaacattcCCATAGATGACTCACTACAAGTCTATACCATGGTGACTACATCTAAAACAGAAAGTAAATGTTTAGAAATATGAATACGTccttttaattaataataaaaagaatatGTATATGCCATTTTCAGctatactgtaaaactacagtTTACGAAAAAGATTCTTTATCTTCATATCCAACCATATCCAAAGTCTCAACAGTCTACTTTGCAATCATAACTTCTCTGTCACCTCCCTGTTTATTTTAAGCCTCCAGGGAGTTTCAGCCAGAAGTCCAgaccaaattttttttttttcactttcacttttcttCTCAGCTTCACACAAATTGAGTAAAATAGGACAAATTCACTTCATGGTCTGGATCCAAATAATGTTGTCAATAACATCAATATTACATCAAGGCAGTGGTGCCCAAACTTGGGGCCGAAATGTAACAGTCAACCAGCAGACCAAATTCTAACATGACCCGATTACCAGAAATGCATGTTAGGTGTAAACAGGCCCTGTGTGCCCTCAACTGTTGCTAATTGTCTTGTACGATGAAAATAAGATGAacatttttaactatttttaatAACTATTATAAAACACCAGTTATTGTGTAAATACTAGGCCTGAACTGGTAGCAATGGCATCTGTTTATAATCTTGTCCTTGGCCCTTTGTTTGGCTCAAACTGAATTGTGTTCTCGCCAAGCTTATTAAATCATCAAAGCTTGGCCattttggaagacatgggttTCACTTTGACTGGATCAATCATTTATCATTCCACTGCATCCATATTTCTTGAATAAAGAAATATGCAATGTATGATGAAATGTTTAATTCCTCTTTGGCCAAGAGATTGAAGCTGAGCAATGCAAAACAAGGAAAACAGTACATGGCTTGGTTGGAGgcaaatgtttctttgctttctttgtGTTGCTTTTCATGTGAATAGCCAGCGTGATGCTGTTTACCGTTAGGATGAAAAgacattttactttcattttgaaatgaagGTTATGTGAAAAACAAAGCTTATCTTTAGAGATAACGATTTCTCAGAAAGCAAACACGTTCTATTGTCCCACGCATGGATGTTTTTTTCACGCCCTCATACTATTGCATGTCTTAATTAGGTTGATTTCCGCCTTCCTGCCTTCTCAAATTCATTTCAGGACATTAAAAACTTTCATACTAAACATATacactgtttcagcagtggggAACcatcagggccttctaggccttcacaAAAAGGAGTAACAaaatacacgcacacacatcttctaagctgcttctccctctgggtcgtgggggggtgctggagcctatcccagctgtcatcatgCGAAAGGgagtaataaaataattatatttattttttgttatttttggttTAATATTATCATCAAACCTCTTGTAAACTTTGCAAGCATTGTGGAAAACACTCATTTCCTTGTAAAAAAATTTCAAATCATAGAAATGTCAAATAGATATTGAACAAATGTAAGCCAATGGTATACAGCCAATGGTATATAGCCAATGGCATAGAGCCAATGGTATACAGCCAATGGTATACAGCCAATGaagctctctcattggttaggacttcagaagcTGAACTAAAGGCCTAACATGtcagattaactaccaacataataaGGAaatgacagtggaatcaaccaatcatgctCGATTTCCAGTTGATGGAAGtcaatattaatttttaaactgaattcattcaaaatacaagaaaaattcacattttagtgaaaataagttaatgtaaccATTACTTCACACATGTCAGGCTCCTGACCacatgggccaaaacactgcaggctTCATCACACTGCGCCATTAAACACacttgattcagctcatcagctaattagcatgaCCTTcgtgaactgaattcagagtgttagatgagggtaaatgctgATCTCCGCAGGACTTGGGcatggaaggtccccagtttgacatgcctgcacTACAGGGAACAATCTTAAATATGACAGTTTTTgccattttagtgcacaatttctatatttatttcaattcattttcaatttaagTTTAATATATAAGAAATACAACTTTTGCACATATCCCAATacataaattcagcaaataaacagtaactacaCATTACCACGTGCAGACGTGTGTTAACagcaaaacatataatttgactgGGCCACCCAAATTttttcatatgactgtatgcaataaaaatgaatcataAAGCAGATGCAGCAGACTGATAAATGATTGATCCCGTCAAAGTGAAACTAATTTCATCCACTAATCAGAAGCTTTACAATGTAATAAGCTtggagagaacagaagaaagatGCTGGTAATAAATGAACAAAGCATGGATGGCGCACAGTTAATTAGAGCCTTGTTAGAGGTTAAGACAAGAGAGAGATGACTTAGGAGTGCAGTTTGCTTGATGCTCATTGGCAGGTATAAGCctccattacttattagctataTCTGAGGACATTTAGGCTAAGTTTGACAATTTACAGGTTTGCTTTCAGGACTTTTAAGCTCAGTTTGAGGTATGTTAGTCTAGGCCTGAGAATTTTTAACTTAGGTTTAAATATATATAGGCTAAACCTGAGCACTTTTAGGCTAGGTTTGAGACAAACAGATAAAATTTGAAGACTTGTAGGTTAAGTTTGAGGGATTTTAGGCTAAGCTTGAAGACATTTAGCCTATGTTTCATTTCAGGACTTAGGTTAAGTTTGAGGACTTTTAGGCTTAGTTTAATATGATTTAAGCTATGTCTGAGGACTTTTAAGCCTAGTTTGATTACTTTTAGGCTATGTTTGATTACTTTTAAGCTTTGGTCATTTCAGGACCTTTCTGCTACATTTGACATTTGAGGACTTAAAGGTTGTGTGTAAGGACTTTTAGGCTATGTTTGAGGACATTTAGGCTACGTCTGAAGATCTTTCGGCTATGTTTGAGAGTTTATAGGCTATGTTTAAAGATATATAGGCAAAATTTGAGGTCTTTTAGGCCAAGTTTGAGACGTACAGATTAAGTTTGAGGACGACCTGTGAGGCCTTACAATGactccaacaaaaaaaaaaatcacataataACCTTAAACttagttttttattaaatatatccacACAGCCTTGTGTGGTCCAGCAATTAGTGTTTTATCTGTGGTCCTTACAGGTGTAGTAATATATTTCATACAATCATGCGTTACATGCAATAAAGGTCATTGCTTTTTCTTTGAAGTTTATTACATCTACtccatataaaaacataacattccATGCACTTTGGCTCACATTGATATCATCCATACCTCTGTGCATTTACGGGAATTTCAATCCACACCTTCATCCAACTCTCGGACAACTTTCTGAATCATTCACACATTACATTCCGCTCTGTAACCACTACCGAATGTTATCTTATCTTAGTTATATATGATTGACACTCAATACAAACCCATAACCATGTTAATCACTTAACATTTACTTTCGTTTCTATTTCAACTGAACCAGTTCAGTGATTAACTGAGTGGACCCACTGAGCTCAAAAAAGCTAAATCCTCGTCTTCTTTCAAATAATGGAAGTAAGGTTAAATGCTTaagatccttattagtcccacaacagggaaatttcacctccgcatttaacctatCCATGAAGTGAAGGACCACATAtgcactagtgagcacacttgcctggagcggtgagcagccctatccacagcgcagt encodes the following:
- the LOC108426637 gene encoding protein neuralized; this encodes MQPSPQLVKKNKTKMGIQVQDSHGCCGCGSGCLGPLTFHSEAKGQLVTLSEDGRRATRDTTSFRHGLIFSSRPLRIMEKVHIRIERSVRAWHGAMRVGLTSVAPGSTTIPSLAIPELTNSPGYWAIPVPEHQCLPRSELIFWVSHCGTLHVKTDDGQKHSLKTRVDTHKPMWAMIDVYGQTNAVLLLGSIKKCLFTTRRSCPVPTVEPTDDNCGYSEIPIKTVERMMGQKSLGEPGNQENLSLPCSQNNSQNTSNESMEECVVCYSDIANVMLICGHRCVCSQCALRVFSEFGSCPLCRHHLHPDHCYKGT